The following proteins are encoded in a genomic region of Diabrotica virgifera virgifera chromosome 1, PGI_DIABVI_V3a:
- the LOC114332212 gene encoding uncharacterized protein LOC114332212 isoform X3: protein MESPEVHKNVSLFHMELKGKDVKGLKGEIKEEIEDYHFQPNILDHKYDQKHTSTAMDMIDVKIEPKEESDPDMNKSKRGYKLIQVAQKSNVLHDVNNQGEQPDIYDDYFETTEDSDRRSFEIEDQERANASMDHELSFQLNEEEPANVEDRKRNKTKFSDPQQWKYNAAKRKREYGLEYTGRKGKEFNIKRPKRTLKNRCKCSKIDTKIQCFKISNDDREEIFKNFWKLKWPEKRLYVSSRVLSLPTARVRDRKEKCSSRRSVSHQYFLNIKSEQIRVCKTLFCNTLGVSDSTVTAWIGNDTQSLSKSDDSLIEQPNNYDVFEDSRLQMLEECRLTEKLFIAKNLFGSSVGIPTRFVNNIIESEDLVHLPVVNDFNQGETVQDASEANVKTNNIKYHKGVEQRERLSKKANNELKNENLLELEESDFDNNKHKNNDYFETTEDSDPTCEVEDQEKANVSMDHELGFELNEEEPEHFFADDDLNNQKYRKRSKRKFSDPQKWKYNAAKRKREYGLEYTGRKGKEFNIKRPKKTLKDRCKCSKINTKIQCFKVSNEDREEIFKNFWKLKWPEKRLYVSSRVLSLPTARVRDRKEKCSSRRSVSHQYFLNVKSEQIRVCKTLFCNTLCVSDKTVTAWIESDTRSLAKNNDSLIAQPDNYDVFEDSKLQMLKECRLTEKLFNAKNTFDSSVGISTMFVNNITEGEDLFHLPVKYINEEETVQDATDANLNTNNIKCHEGLEKTGQVSEKANNELKSENLLKLEESDFENNKHKNNNYFETTEDTDPCFEVEDQERANASMDHELSFQLKEEEAEHFFADGDLNNQKYRKRSKRKFSDPQKWKYNTAKRKREYGLEYTGRKGKEFNIKRPKKTLKDRCKCSKINTKIQCFKVSNEDREEIFKNFWKLKWPEKRLYVSSRVLSLPTARIRDRKEKWSSRRSVSHQYFLNVKSEQIRVCKILFCNTLSVSDKTVTAWIESDTRSLAQNNDSLLAQPDNYDVFEDSKLTEKLFNAKNIFDSSVGISTMFVNNITEGEDLFHLPVKYINQEETVQDATDTNANLNTNDIKCHEGLEKTGQVSEKANNELKSENLLKLEDSDFENNKHKNNDYFETTEDTDPCFEVEDQERANASMDNELSFQLKEEEPEHFFADGDLNNQKYRKRSKRKFSDPQKWKYNAAKRKREYGLEYTGRKGKEFNIKRPKRTLKDRCKCSKIDTKIQCFKISNENREEIFKNFWKLKWSEKRLYVSSRVLSLRTARVRDRKEKCSSRRSVSHQYFLNIKSEQIRVCKTLFCNTLGVSESTVTAWIESDTQSFVKAMTV, encoded by the exons ATGGAATCCCCAGAAGTACATAAAAATGTTTCTTTATTTCATATGGAATTAAAAGGGAAAGATGTAAAAGGTTTGAAAGGTGAAATTAAGGAAGAGATTGAAGATTACCATTTTCAGCCAAATATATTAGACCATAAATATGATCAGAAACATACATCCACAGCAATGGACATGATAGATGTTAAGATTGAACCAAAGGAAGAATCAGACCCAG ATATGAATAAATCAAAAAGAGGCTACAAATTAATTCAGGTAGCTCAAAAGTCCAATGTACTTCACGATGTTAATAATCAAGGTGAACAGCCTGACATATACGATGACTATTTCGAAACAACTGAAGACAGTGATCGAAGAAGTTTTGAAATCGAAGACCAAGAAAGAGCCAATGCATCCATGGATCATGAATTAAGTTTTCAGTTGAATGAAGAAGAACCAGCAAATGTCGAAGATCGAAAacgaaacaaaacaaaatttagcGATCCCCAACAATGGAAGTACAACGCTGCAAAAAGAAAACGAGAATATGGTTTGGAATATACAGGAAGGAAAGGTAAAGAATTTAACATAAAAAGGCCAAAGAGAACTTTAAAAAATAGATGTAAATGCTCCAAAATCGACACAAAAATCCAGTGCTTTAAAATAAGTAACGATGACCGagaagaaatatttaaaaacttttggAAATTAAAATGGCCAGAGAAACGACTTTATGTGTCATCTAGGGTATTGTCACTACCCACAGCTCGTGTAAGAGACAGAAAAGAAAAGTGCAGTAGCCGGAGATCTGTTTCCCATCAATACTTCCTAAATATAAAATCTGAACAAATTCGGGTATGCAAAACTTTGTTTTGCAACACATTAGGTGTTTCAGACAGCACAGTAACTGCATGGATTGGAAATGATACACAAAGTCTCTCTAAAAGTGATGATAGTTTGATTGAACAGCCTAACAACTACGATGTCTTTGAAGATAGCAGACTACAGATGTTAGAAGAATGCCGGTTGACAGAGAAacttttcattgctaaaaatctATTTGGCAGCTCTGTTGGGATTCCAACAAG GTTTGTGAACAATATTATTGAAAGTGAAGATTTGGTTCATTTACCAGTAGTAAATGACTTTAATCAAGGGGAAACAGTTCAGGATGCATCTGAGGCTAACGTTAAAACAAATAATATTAAGTATCATAAAGGGGTGGAACAAAGAGAACGCCTTAGTAAAAAAGCTAATAATGAACTTAAAAATGAAAACTTGTTGGAGTTAGAAGAATCAGACTTTGATAATAACAAACATAAAAACAATGATTATTTTGAAACAACTGAAGACAGTGATCCAACTTGTGAAGTCGAAGACCAAGAAAAAGCCAATGTTTCCATGGATCATGAATTGGGTTTTGAATTGAATGAAGAAGAACCAGAACATTTCTTCGCGGATGATGATTTGAATAACCAAAAATATCGAAAACGAAGCAAAAGAAAATTTAGCGATCCCCAAAAATGGAAGTACAACGCTGCAAAAAGAAAACGTGAGTATGGTTTGGAATATACAGGAAGAAAAGGTAAAGAATTTAACATAAAAAGGCCAAAGAAAACTTTAAAAGATAGATGTAAATGCTCAAAAATCAACACAAAAAtccagtgctttaaagtaagtaACGAAGACCGagaagaaatatttaaaaacttttggAAATTAAAATGGCCAGAGAAACGACTTTATGTGTCATCTAGGGTATTGTCACTACCCACAGCTCGTGTAAGAGATAGAAAAGAAAAGTGCAGTAGCCGAAGATCTGTTTCCCATCAATACTTCCTAAATGTAAAATCTGAACAAATTCGGGTGTGCAAAACTTTGTTTTGCAACACTTTATGCGTTTCAGACAAAACAGTAACTGCATGGATTGAAAGTGATACACGTAGCCTCGCTAAAAACAATGACAGTTTGATTGCACAGCCTGACAACTACGATGTCTTTGAAGATAGCAAACTGCAGATGTTAAAAGAATGCCGATTGACAGAGAAACTTTTCAATGCTAAAAATACATTTGACAGCTCTGTTGGGATTTCAACAATGTTTGTGAACAATATTACTGAAGGTGAAGATTTGTTTCATTTACCAGTAAAGTACATTAATGAAGAGGAAACAGTTCAGGATGCAACTGATGCTAACCttaatacaaataatattaagtgTCATGAAGGGTTGGAAAAAACAGGACAAGTTAGTGAAAAAGCTAATAATGAACTTAAAAGTGAAAATTTGTTGAAATTAGAAGAATCAGACTTTGAAAATAACAAACATAAAAACAATAACTATTTTGAAACAACTGAAGACACTGATCCATGTTTTGAAGTCGAAGACCAAGAAAGAGCCAATGCTTCCATGGACCATGAATTGAGTTTTCAATTgaaggaagaagaagcagaacATTTCTTCGCGGATGGTGATTTGAATAACCAAAAATATCGAAAACGAAGCAAAAGAAAATTTAGCGATCCACAAAAATGGAAGTACAATACAGCAAAAAGAAAACGTGAATATGGTTTGGAATATACAGGACGAAAAGGTAAAGAATTTAACATAAAAAGGCCAAAGAAAACTTTAAAAGATAGATGTAAATGTTCAAAAATCAACACAAAAAtccagtgctttaaagtaagtaACGAAGACCGagaagaaatatttaaaaacttttggAAATTAAAATGGCCAGAGAAACGACTTTATGTGTCATCTAGGGTATTGTCACTACCCACAGCTCGTATAAGAgacagaaaagaaaaatggagtagCCGAAGATCTGTTTCCCATCAATACTTCCTAAATGTAAAATCTGAACAAATTCGGGTGtgcaaaattttgttttgcaacACTTTAAGTGTTTCAGACAAAACAGTAACTGCATGGATTGAAAGTGATACACGTAGCCTCGCTCAAAACAATGACAGTTTGCTTGCACAGCCTGACAACTACGATGTCTTTGAAGATAGCAAACTGACGGAGAAACTTTTCAATGCTAAAAATATATTTGACAGCTCTGTTGGGATTTCAACAATGTTTGTGAACAATATTACTGAAGGTGAAGATTTGTTTCATTTACCAGTAAAGTACATTAATCAAGAGGAAACAGTTCAGGATGCAACTGATACAAATGCTAACCTTAATACAAATGATATTAAGTGTCATGAAGGGTTGGAAAAAACAGGACAAGTTAGTGAAAAAGCTAATAATGAACTTAAAAGTGAAAATTTGTTGAAATTAGAAGACTCAGACTTTGAAAATAACAAACATAAAAACAATGACTATTTTGAAACAACTGAAGACACTGATCCATGTTTTGAAGTCGAAGACCAAGAAAGAGCCAATGCTTCCATGGATAATGAATTGAGTTTTCAATTGAAGGAAGAAGAACCAGAACATTTCTTCGCGGATGGTGATTTGAATAACCAAAAATATCGAAAACGAAGCAAAAGAAAATTTAGCGATCCACAAAAATGGAAGTACAATGCTGCAAAAAGAAAACGTGAATATGGTTTGGAATATACAGGACGAAAAGGTAAAGAATTTAACATAAAAAGGCCAAAGAGAACTTTAAAAGATAGATGTAAATGCTCCAAAATCGACACAAAAATCCAGTGCTTTAAAATAAGTAACGAAAACCGagaagaaatatttaaaaacttttggAAATTAAAATGGTCAGAGAAACGACTTTATGTGTCATCTAGGGTATTATCACTACGCACAGCTCGTGTGAGAGACAGAAAAGAAAAGTGCAGTAGCCGGAGATCTGTTTCCCATCAATACTTCCTAAATATAAAATCTGAACAAATTCGGGTATGCAAAACTTTGTTTTGCAACACTTTAGGTGTTTCAGAAAGTACAGTAACTGCATGGATTGAAAGTGATACACAAAGTTTTGTGAAAGCGATGACAGTTTGA
- the LOC114332212 gene encoding uncharacterized protein LOC114332212 isoform X2 — MESPEVHKNVSLFHMELKGKDVKGLKGEIKEEIEDYHFQPNILDHKYDQKHTSTAMDMIDVKIEPKEESDPDMNKSKRGYKLIQVAQKSNVLHDVNNQGEQPDIYDDYFETTEDSDRRSFEIEDQERANASMDHELSFQLNEEEPANVEDRKRNKTKFSDPQQWKYNAAKRKREYGLEYTGRKGKEFNIKRPKKTLKDRCKCSKIDTKIQCFKISNEDREEIFKNFWKLKWPEKRLYVSSRILSLPTARVRNRKEKRSSRRSVSHQYFLNVKSEQVRVCKTLFCNTLCVSDRTVTAWIESDTQSLSKSDDSLIGQPNNYDVFEDSRLQMLEECRVTEKLFIAKNLFGSSVGIPTRFVNNIIESEDLVHLPVVNDFNQGETVQDASEANVKTNNIKYHKGVEQRERLSKKANNELKNENLLELEESDFDNNKHKNNDYFETTEDSDPTCEVEDQEKANVSMDHELGFELNEEEPEHFFADDDLNNQKYRKRSKRKFSDPQKWKYNAAKRKREYGLEYTGRKGKEFNIKRPKKTLKDRCKCSKINTKIQCFKVSNEDREEIFKNFWKLKWPEKRLYVSSRVLSLPTARVRDRKEKCSSRRSVSHQYFLNVKSEQIRVCKTLFCNTLCVSDKTVTAWIESDTRSLAKNNDSLIAQPDNYDVFEDSKLQMLKECRLTEKLFNAKNTFDSSVGISTMFVNNITEGEDLFHLPVKYINEEETVQDATDANLNTNNIKCHEGLEKTGQVSEKANNELKSENLLKLEESDFENNKHKNNNYFETTEDTDPCFEVEDQERANASMDHELSFQLKEEEAEHFFADGDLNNQKYRKRSKRKFSDPQKWKYNTAKRKREYGLEYTGRKGKEFNIKRPKKTLKDRCKCSKINTKIQCFKVSNEDREEIFKNFWKLKWPEKRLYVSSRVLSLPTARIRDRKEKWSSRRSVSHQYFLNVKSEQIRVCKILFCNTLSVSDKTVTAWIESDTRSLAQNNDSLLAQPDNYDVFEDSKLTEKLFNAKNIFDSSVGISTMFVNNITEGEDLFHLPVKYINQEETVQDATDTNANLNTNDIKCHEGLEKTGQVSEKANNELKSENLLKLEDSDFENNKHKNNDYFETTEDTDPCFEVEDQERANASMDNELSFQLKEEEPEHFFADGDLNNQKYRKRSKRKFSDPQKWKYNAAKRKREYGLEYTGRKGKEFNIKRPKRTLKDRCKCSKIDTKIQCFKISNENREEIFKNFWKLKWSEKRLYVSSRVLSLRTARVRDRKEKCSSRRSVSHQYFLNIKSEQIRVCKTLFCNTLGVSESTVTAWIESDTQSFVKAMTV; from the exons ATGGAATCCCCAGAAGTACATAAAAATGTTTCTTTATTTCATATGGAATTAAAAGGGAAAGATGTAAAAGGTTTGAAAGGTGAAATTAAGGAAGAGATTGAAGATTACCATTTTCAGCCAAATATATTAGACCATAAATATGATCAGAAACATACATCCACAGCAATGGACATGATAGATGTTAAGATTGAACCAAAGGAAGAATCAGACCCAG ATATGAATAAATCAAAAAGAGGCTACAAATTAATTCAGGTAGCTCAAAAGTCCAATGTACTTCACGATGTTAATAATCAAGGTGAACAGCCTGACATATACGATGACTATTTCGAAACAACTGAAGACAGTGATCGAAGAAGTTTTGAAATCGAAGACCAAGAAAGAGCCAATGCATCCATGGATCATGAATTAAGTTTTCAGTTGAATGAAGAAGAACCAGCAAATGTCGAAGATCGAAAacgaaacaaaacaaaatttagcGATCCCCAACAATGGAAGTACAACGCTGCAAAAAGAAAACGAGAATATGGTTTGGAATATACAGGAAGGAAAG GTAAAGAATTTAACATAAAAAGGCCAAAGAAAACATTAAAAGATAGGTGTAAATGCTCCAAAATCGATACAAAAATCCAGTGCTTTAAAATAAGTAACGAAGACCGcgaagaaatatttaaaaacttttggAAATTAAAATGGCCAGAGAAACGACTTTATGTGTCATCTAGGATATTGTCGTTGCCCACAGCTCGTGTAAGAAACAGAAAAGAAAAGCGCAGTAGCCGAAGATCTGTTTCCCATCAATACTTCCTAAATGTAAAATCTGAACAAGTTCGGGTGTGCAAAACTTTGTTTTGTAACACTTTATGCGTTTCAGACAGAACGGTAACTGCATGGATTGAAAGTGATACACAAAGTCTCTCTAAAAGTGATGATAGTTTGATTGGACAACCTAACAACTATGATGTCTTTGAAGATAGTAGATTACAGATGTTAGAAGAATGTCGAGTGACAGAGAAacttttcattgctaaaaatctATTTGGCAGCTCTGTTGGAATTCCAACAAGGTTTGTGAACAATATTATTGAAAGTGAAGATTTGGTTCATTTACCAGTAGTAAATGACTTTAATCAAGGGGAAACAGTTCAGGATGCATCTGAGGCTAACGTTAAAACAAATAATATTAAGTATCATAAAGGGGTGGAACAAAGAGAACGCCTTAGTAAAAAAGCTAATAATGAACTTAAAAATGAAAACTTGTTGGAGTTAGAAGAATCAGACTTTGATAATAACAAACATAAAAACAATGATTATTTTGAAACAACTGAAGACAGTGATCCAACTTGTGAAGTCGAAGACCAAGAAAAAGCCAATGTTTCCATGGATCATGAATTGGGTTTTGAATTGAATGAAGAAGAACCAGAACATTTCTTCGCGGATGATGATTTGAATAACCAAAAATATCGAAAACGAAGCAAAAGAAAATTTAGCGATCCCCAAAAATGGAAGTACAACGCTGCAAAAAGAAAACGTGAGTATGGTTTGGAATATACAGGAAGAAAAGGTAAAGAATTTAACATAAAAAGGCCAAAGAAAACTTTAAAAGATAGATGTAAATGCTCAAAAATCAACACAAAAAtccagtgctttaaagtaagtaACGAAGACCGagaagaaatatttaaaaacttttggAAATTAAAATGGCCAGAGAAACGACTTTATGTGTCATCTAGGGTATTGTCACTACCCACAGCTCGTGTAAGAGATAGAAAAGAAAAGTGCAGTAGCCGAAGATCTGTTTCCCATCAATACTTCCTAAATGTAAAATCTGAACAAATTCGGGTGTGCAAAACTTTGTTTTGCAACACTTTATGCGTTTCAGACAAAACAGTAACTGCATGGATTGAAAGTGATACACGTAGCCTCGCTAAAAACAATGACAGTTTGATTGCACAGCCTGACAACTACGATGTCTTTGAAGATAGCAAACTGCAGATGTTAAAAGAATGCCGATTGACAGAGAAACTTTTCAATGCTAAAAATACATTTGACAGCTCTGTTGGGATTTCAACAATGTTTGTGAACAATATTACTGAAGGTGAAGATTTGTTTCATTTACCAGTAAAGTACATTAATGAAGAGGAAACAGTTCAGGATGCAACTGATGCTAACCttaatacaaataatattaagtgTCATGAAGGGTTGGAAAAAACAGGACAAGTTAGTGAAAAAGCTAATAATGAACTTAAAAGTGAAAATTTGTTGAAATTAGAAGAATCAGACTTTGAAAATAACAAACATAAAAACAATAACTATTTTGAAACAACTGAAGACACTGATCCATGTTTTGAAGTCGAAGACCAAGAAAGAGCCAATGCTTCCATGGACCATGAATTGAGTTTTCAATTgaaggaagaagaagcagaacATTTCTTCGCGGATGGTGATTTGAATAACCAAAAATATCGAAAACGAAGCAAAAGAAAATTTAGCGATCCACAAAAATGGAAGTACAATACAGCAAAAAGAAAACGTGAATATGGTTTGGAATATACAGGACGAAAAGGTAAAGAATTTAACATAAAAAGGCCAAAGAAAACTTTAAAAGATAGATGTAAATGTTCAAAAATCAACACAAAAAtccagtgctttaaagtaagtaACGAAGACCGagaagaaatatttaaaaacttttggAAATTAAAATGGCCAGAGAAACGACTTTATGTGTCATCTAGGGTATTGTCACTACCCACAGCTCGTATAAGAgacagaaaagaaaaatggagtagCCGAAGATCTGTTTCCCATCAATACTTCCTAAATGTAAAATCTGAACAAATTCGGGTGtgcaaaattttgttttgcaacACTTTAAGTGTTTCAGACAAAACAGTAACTGCATGGATTGAAAGTGATACACGTAGCCTCGCTCAAAACAATGACAGTTTGCTTGCACAGCCTGACAACTACGATGTCTTTGAAGATAGCAAACTGACGGAGAAACTTTTCAATGCTAAAAATATATTTGACAGCTCTGTTGGGATTTCAACAATGTTTGTGAACAATATTACTGAAGGTGAAGATTTGTTTCATTTACCAGTAAAGTACATTAATCAAGAGGAAACAGTTCAGGATGCAACTGATACAAATGCTAACCTTAATACAAATGATATTAAGTGTCATGAAGGGTTGGAAAAAACAGGACAAGTTAGTGAAAAAGCTAATAATGAACTTAAAAGTGAAAATTTGTTGAAATTAGAAGACTCAGACTTTGAAAATAACAAACATAAAAACAATGACTATTTTGAAACAACTGAAGACACTGATCCATGTTTTGAAGTCGAAGACCAAGAAAGAGCCAATGCTTCCATGGATAATGAATTGAGTTTTCAATTGAAGGAAGAAGAACCAGAACATTTCTTCGCGGATGGTGATTTGAATAACCAAAAATATCGAAAACGAAGCAAAAGAAAATTTAGCGATCCACAAAAATGGAAGTACAATGCTGCAAAAAGAAAACGTGAATATGGTTTGGAATATACAGGACGAAAAGGTAAAGAATTTAACATAAAAAGGCCAAAGAGAACTTTAAAAGATAGATGTAAATGCTCCAAAATCGACACAAAAATCCAGTGCTTTAAAATAAGTAACGAAAACCGagaagaaatatttaaaaacttttggAAATTAAAATGGTCAGAGAAACGACTTTATGTGTCATCTAGGGTATTATCACTACGCACAGCTCGTGTGAGAGACAGAAAAGAAAAGTGCAGTAGCCGGAGATCTGTTTCCCATCAATACTTCCTAAATATAAAATCTGAACAAATTCGGGTATGCAAAACTTTGTTTTGCAACACTTTAGGTGTTTCAGAAAGTACAGTAACTGCATGGATTGAAAGTGATACACAAAGTTTTGTGAAAGCGATGACAGTTTGA